The genomic interval AGGCACGGTCAAAGCCAACAGTCAAAAAGGAAAAGACACAGGAACGGTCGCAAAGACCGCGGCAACGGGCGCGGTCGTCGGGACCGTGGCGACCGGCACGGCCCGGGGCGCTGGGTTTGGCGGCATGACGGGCGCAGCCATTGGTCTGGGTCAGGTGCTGTTCACCCGCGGGCAGGATGTTCGCATAGATCAGGGGACGGCGCTGGAGATGGTGTTGCAGCGTCCGTTGACGGTGGAGATCACCCATCCGATGGATAGCGGCGCCCACGCCGATAACAACGTGGTGCCGCAACCCGGCCCCAACAATCGCCTTCCCGTACCCAGCGTTCCCAAGTAGGAATGAGCACGTCACAAGCAGCCTTCGACGTGCGGACCGCGTCGCCGACAAAGTCCCAAATGGCGAGGCTTGTTCAATTGTTGATCGTAAGGCGAATTTCTACTTATGCTTTATAACAACCTTTGAGCATTCTAATGCCAGCCGAGCGCCAACCGTTGCCCTCATCATCTGACCGTTCTTGATAACGGTATTCGCTTTTCGTTGCCTCTATTGATTTTTGTAGATTCTTGCTCGTCTCCTTCCGCGTAAGTCGCCAAGCCGCACTGACATACCTCTTTTGGAAGCTCTGGAAATCAGAATGCACCTTGCACTAGGGCTGAGTAATCAGCTCTAGGCCCAGGTGTGCAATAGCCCGTCGATTGCGCATGTTTTTATGATTACCGCAGTCTTTGTTTATTTGGTGTTTTTGCATAAGCACCATAGATAGCTTCTGTTTAAGGAGGGAGTGAGAAGATGTCAAGAAAAGTAGGCTTTTCCCCTTGGATTCTGACACTGCTTTTGCTTTTGCTTACGGTGTCAGCATTCACCCAGACCACTGCCAGCATCAAGGGAACTGTTACCGATGCCAGTGGCGCAGCCGTCGTCGGCGCCAAAGTGACTGTCAAAAACAGTGAACGGGGAATCGAACGGGTGACCCAGACCAGTTCGATCGGCGATTATGAAGTCCCTGCGCTGCCCCCAGGCATATACAACGTCGAAGTCCGGATGAATGGCTTCGAGTCCCAGATCGCGAAAGGAGTCGTTCTGCAAGTCAGCAACAACTCCGTTCAGAACTTCGCGCTGAAGGTAGCGAGCACGAATGAAGTGGTGACCGTGGAAGCTAGTGCGCCGGTGATTGAAACCACCACCATGACAGTGGGTCAGTCCATTGACCAGCAGACGGTACAGAATATTCCCTTGAACGGCCGCCATTTTGTGGATCTGGGGCTGTTGATCCCGGGCTCGGTGACGCCGCCGCAAAATGGGTTCCTTACGGCTCCTCTTCGCGGACAAGGTTCGTTCGCGTTTAACACCGCGGGCAACCGCGAAGACTCCGTCAACTTCATGGTGAACGGCATCAACCTCAACGACATGGTGCAGAACCAGATCACCTTCCAGCCGTCCATCAACACGGTTTCCGAGTTCAAGGTGGACAACTCTACCTACAGCGCGGAATTCGGACGCAACTCCGGCGCCATCGTGAACATCGCCACGCGTTCGGGCACCAACAGCTATCACGGCGAGTTTTTTGAATTTCTGCGCAACAACGATTTCGACGCCAGAAACATCTTCAACACTACGCCCACGCCGCAATCTGTGTTTAAGCGCAACAATTACGGGGCTGCTTTTGGCGGACCCATCAAGAAGGACAAGACGTTCTTCTTCCTGAGTTATGAAGGCACCCGCCAACGCCAGGGGCTTACGTTGAATACCCAGGTGCTGAACGCCGCCCAGCGGACGGCGGTACAGACGGCCGCGAATCCAACCAGCATGCAACTGCTGTCACTGATACCGTCGGCGAATGATCCCACCGGGACGCGTTTTCTGGGGTCGGCCACCGCCCCGGTAAACATTGACCAGGGGACGGCGGACATCAATCACAACTTCAGCAGCAACACTCGCTTGCACGGGTATTGGGCGGTCCAGCACGATCTGCGCCAGGAGCCGACACTGCAAGGCAACACTATTCCCAATTTCGGCGATACACGTGAATCAAAGCGTCAGATCGCGACCCTGGGGCTGGACCACACGTTCTCACCCAGCCTGGTGAATGAGACCCGTTTGGGATTCAACCGCATTCACATCACGTTTTCGCCAAACGCCACCCAGAATCCGGTCAGCCTTGGCATTCTGGACGGCAACAACTTCAACTCCGGTCTGCCGCAGATATCCATTGGCGGGACGGGAATCAACTTCGGCGGGCCTTCCGGTTTTCCGCAGGGCCGCGGTGATACCACCGCCGCGCTGGGCGATACTCTGAACTACATCCGTGGTCGCCACTCCTTCAAGTTTGGCGGAGAGTTCCGGCGCTTCTACAACAACAACTTTAACGGCGACGCAGGGACCCTCACCTTCCTCAACGCCACCGACTTCGCCAACGGCTTGCCCAGCGGATTCACCATCTCCCCAGGGAACCTGCCGAGCCGCATCGCCGTCAACAACCTGGGCTTCTTTGTCCAGGATAGTTGGAAAGCCATGTCTCGGCTGACTTTGGAACTGGGCCTGCGTTACGACTGGAATGGTACGCCCAGCGAAGCCTTTGACCGGTTCGCAAACATTGTTGTTTCTGGTGGCCAGGCTTCTCTGGTCCAGGTGTCTTCGCCTTACAACCAGAACAATAAGAACTTCCAGCCGCGCCTGGGCTTTGCCTATGATGTTTTCGGCAGCGGCAAAACCGTGGTACGCGCCGGCTACGCCATGATGACCGATCAGCCGATCACCAATCTGGTGACCGGATTAACGGGCAACCCGCCGTTCGGCAGCCCCAAAAACTTTGTATCCACCGGCGCCAAACCCAAGACCAGCTACGCCACACTGCTTCCTGATGCGGCGGCCAGCGGCTTGGCGCCCACCGTGGTGGATCCTGACTTCAAGAACTCGTATGTCGAGTCCTACAACCTGAATATCCAACACCAGCTCGGCAAGAACTGGAGCATGATGATTGGCTATTTCGGGTCTGAAGCGCACGATCTGCGTACCCGGGTCAACTTGAACCAGTTTGTCGGCGGCGTTCGTCCGTTCGCGAACCTCTCGGCCAGCAGTCCCATCTTGCCCGGAGCGGGCGTAGGCAACATCTCTGATAACGTCAGCAACGGCAATTCCGCCTACAACGCTCTGTGGGTCTCCTCCACCATGCGCCCGTGGCATGGATTGCAGTTCAACGCGTCCTACACCTACTCCAAGTCGATAGATTACACGTCACAGAACGGACAGGGCATTGTGATCCAGAACAGCCTCAATCCCGCCGGTGACCGGGGTCTATCGGACTTCGACGCGCGCAACCGCTTCGCCATGAACTTCATCTACGACCTGCCCTTCAAGGGGAACCGCTTGGTGGATGGATGGCGCGTGGGCAGCGTCATCTTCGATCAAAGCGGCAACCCCGTCAGCCTGCTGGCTAACGCCACGGGCATTGCCGGATTCACCGGCGTGGCTACCCTGCGGCCGGACCTGCTGGGCGCGGTGCCCATCACGGGTACTCCGGTTGCCGGCGGAATCCAGTGGTTTGGTGGCTCGGTCTGCGATCCTTTCGTGGGCTGCGCCGCCGGGTCAACGTTTGCTATTCCTGATGTTGCGGGCGGAACGGCGCGGGCCTTCCATTTCGGCAACATGGGACGCAACGCGATCATCGGACCGGGCTTCAATAACGTAGACTTCTCCCTGAGCAAGCGGACCAAGCTTACGGAGCGGTTTAGTCACGAAATGCGCTTTGAAGCCTTTGATCTGCTCAACCATCCGAACCTTGGCCAGCCTGGACGCGTTGCCCAGGTTGGAAGCACCACCTTCGGCGTGATCAGCAGCAC from Terriglobia bacterium carries:
- a CDS encoding TonB-dependent receptor; protein product: MSRKVGFSPWILTLLLLLLTVSAFTQTTASIKGTVTDASGAAVVGAKVTVKNSERGIERVTQTSSIGDYEVPALPPGIYNVEVRMNGFESQIAKGVVLQVSNNSVQNFALKVASTNEVVTVEASAPVIETTTMTVGQSIDQQTVQNIPLNGRHFVDLGLLIPGSVTPPQNGFLTAPLRGQGSFAFNTAGNREDSVNFMVNGINLNDMVQNQITFQPSINTVSEFKVDNSTYSAEFGRNSGAIVNIATRSGTNSYHGEFFEFLRNNDFDARNIFNTTPTPQSVFKRNNYGAAFGGPIKKDKTFFFLSYEGTRQRQGLTLNTQVLNAAQRTAVQTAANPTSMQLLSLIPSANDPTGTRFLGSATAPVNIDQGTADINHNFSSNTRLHGYWAVQHDLRQEPTLQGNTIPNFGDTRESKRQIATLGLDHTFSPSLVNETRLGFNRIHITFSPNATQNPVSLGILDGNNFNSGLPQISIGGTGINFGGPSGFPQGRGDTTAALGDTLNYIRGRHSFKFGGEFRRFYNNNFNGDAGTLTFLNATDFANGLPSGFTISPGNLPSRIAVNNLGFFVQDSWKAMSRLTLELGLRYDWNGTPSEAFDRFANIVVSGGQASLVQVSSPYNQNNKNFQPRLGFAYDVFGSGKTVVRAGYAMMTDQPITNLVTGLTGNPPFGSPKNFVSTGAKPKTSYATLLPDAAASGLAPTVVDPDFKNSYVESYNLNIQHQLGKNWSMMIGYFGSEAHDLRTRVNLNQFVGGVRPFANLSASSPILPGAGVGNISDNVSNGNSAYNALWVSSTMRPWHGLQFNASYTYSKSIDYTSQNGQGIVIQNSLNPAGDRGLSDFDARNRFAMNFIYDLPFKGNRLVDGWRVGSVIFDQSGNPVSLLANATGIAGFTGVATLRPDLLGAVPITGTPVAGGIQWFGGSVCDPFVGCAAGSTFAIPDVAGGTARAFHFGNMGRNAIIGPGFNNVDFSLSKRTKLTERFSHEMRFEAFDLLNHPNLGQPGRVAQVGSTTFGVISSTRFPVGDSGSARQLQFAMKLVF